One Photobacterium sp. TY1-4 genomic window carries:
- a CDS encoding cation:proton antiporter, producing the protein MTDSSFAFILALFTFLLAAVVAKEVSRRSRLPYSITLILAGLAMHAIQPSFSLPIDPLSEKELAHDVILYILLPTLVFETAYNLDISKLTANRVAIFVLAIPGVLISSIVVATIVYYLTPLSWQYALLLGAILSATDPTAVIAAFRQLNAPKDLIMLIEGESLFNDATAITLTKVLVLSFALSHGFWPTLGHGSGLFAITLLGGVICGWLFARLALWSLQKMPDDPFSEISLSLLMAFGCYLFAEKALEVSGIVAAAVAGISLATHAPLPVSKKSQQYLNHFWSYLSFIASASIFLIVGLWTDLGLLWDNITISVIILAAIWLSRAAIAYGLLPYIGHLQRQAKSTPMAFRHLMFVGGMRGAVTLALAMGLVSVLGDETLLSITTGVVFLTILLQGILITPLARHFQLKEKELSDSIATAELTLSTLHHSRKVLQSLLNSELAHGGIPQALSAKLDPLIAEQEKQLQAWFSAEVGPIGLWNRLLLRCASLEIGYLYRLFDQGLIKAAVYQELKNSLDEQMEAIRHQYQRPTFSHFPQRLSGLLTRLWQPITHPHPQRQALIYEMAWARLMSCQYVLNELALIIDDEEIPETVATHVAGIWQGWQQECETQISQIEHLQPDTATAVQQQLVRNFLRTAQAEHLQQYVQQCLISEDDAAQLLRQLESMDL; encoded by the coding sequence GTGACGGATTCCAGTTTTGCATTTATTCTCGCGCTGTTTACTTTTTTACTGGCCGCCGTAGTTGCGAAAGAGGTATCCCGCCGGAGCCGGCTCCCCTACTCGATCACCCTCATCCTCGCCGGGCTGGCGATGCATGCGATCCAACCCAGTTTTTCGCTGCCGATTGACCCACTCTCGGAAAAAGAGCTGGCCCATGATGTCATTCTCTACATTTTATTGCCGACCCTGGTCTTTGAAACTGCCTACAACCTGGATATCAGTAAGCTCACAGCCAACCGCGTCGCCATTTTTGTCCTGGCGATCCCCGGAGTCCTCATCTCATCTATCGTCGTTGCGACGATCGTGTACTACTTGACCCCGCTGAGTTGGCAATATGCGCTGCTACTCGGCGCAATTTTGAGTGCTACGGATCCGACAGCCGTGATTGCCGCATTCCGCCAGCTCAATGCCCCCAAAGATCTCATCATGCTGATTGAGGGGGAAAGCCTGTTTAACGACGCCACGGCCATCACCCTGACCAAAGTGCTGGTACTCAGCTTCGCCCTGTCTCACGGATTTTGGCCGACGTTAGGACACGGCAGCGGCCTGTTCGCCATCACGCTGCTGGGAGGGGTGATTTGTGGGTGGCTGTTTGCCCGGCTGGCCTTGTGGAGTTTACAAAAAATGCCGGATGACCCTTTTTCCGAAATCAGCCTCAGCCTGCTGATGGCCTTCGGTTGCTATCTGTTTGCGGAAAAAGCCCTGGAAGTCAGCGGCATTGTTGCCGCAGCGGTGGCGGGGATTTCACTGGCGACCCACGCGCCGCTTCCGGTTTCCAAAAAATCTCAGCAATACCTCAACCATTTCTGGTCCTATCTGTCGTTCATCGCCTCAGCCAGCATCTTTCTGATTGTCGGGCTGTGGACGGATTTGGGCCTGCTCTGGGATAACATCACCATCTCTGTCATCATTCTGGCCGCGATCTGGTTGTCCCGCGCCGCAATCGCCTACGGCTTGCTGCCCTATATCGGCCATCTCCAACGCCAGGCAAAATCCACCCCCATGGCGTTTCGCCACCTGATGTTTGTCGGCGGCATGCGGGGAGCCGTGACCCTGGCGCTGGCCATGGGCCTGGTGAGCGTGCTGGGCGATGAGACCCTGCTCTCCATCACAACCGGGGTGGTGTTCCTGACCATTCTGCTGCAAGGCATTCTCATCACCCCGTTGGCTCGCCATTTCCAATTGAAAGAGAAGGAGCTCAGCGACAGCATCGCCACCGCCGAGCTGACCCTGTCTACGCTTCACCACAGCCGGAAGGTTTTGCAGTCCCTGCTCAACTCCGAACTGGCCCACGGAGGGATCCCCCAAGCACTCTCTGCCAAGTTAGACCCATTGATTGCAGAGCAGGAAAAGCAGCTCCAAGCGTGGTTCAGCGCTGAGGTCGGTCCGATTGGACTCTGGAATCGACTGCTGCTGCGCTGCGCCAGTCTCGAAATCGGCTATCTGTACCGGCTGTTTGACCAAGGGCTAATTAAAGCGGCAGTTTATCAGGAGCTGAAAAACTCCCTTGATGAACAGATGGAAGCGATCCGCCACCAGTATCAACGACCCACTTTTTCCCACTTCCCCCAACGGCTATCCGGACTGCTGACCCGGCTGTGGCAGCCAATCACTCACCCCCACCCGCAACGTCAGGCCCTGATCTATGAAATGGCCTGGGCCAGACTGATGAGCTGTCAGTATGTTTTGAATGAACTGGCGCTGATCATTGACGATGAAGAGATCCCGGAAACCGTTGCGACACATGTCGCCGGGATTTGGCAAGGATGGCAACAAGAATGCGAGACGCAAATCAGCCAGATTGAGCACCTGCAGCCCGACACGGCAACGGCGGTACAGCAACAGTTAGTACGCAATTTCTTACGTACCGCCCAAGCCGAACATCTTCAACAGTATGTACAACAATGCCTGATTTCTGAAGATGATGCGGCCCAACTACTCAGGCAACTCGAAAGCATGGATCTCTAA
- a CDS encoding SDR family oxidoreductase, whose protein sequence is MSKTALVTGAKGGIGSSITNALVDAGYRVIATYFPNGEEKAKQWFKENNYSEDQVRLFPLDVTDTAYCKEALTTLLAEEGHVDVLVNNAGITRDTTFKRMTAEQWNEVITTNLNSLYNVTHPLFASMCEKGNARIINISSVNGLKGQFGQTNYSAAKAGMIGFTKALAAEGARSGVTVNAIAPGYTGTPMVEAIKPEVLDSIKAEIPMKRLAAPAEVAAAVTFLASDAAAYITGETLSVNGGLYMH, encoded by the coding sequence ATGAGCAAAACAGCATTAGTAACTGGTGCGAAAGGTGGTATTGGGTCGTCAATCACAAATGCGTTAGTCGACGCGGGGTATCGTGTGATTGCAACTTATTTCCCGAATGGGGAAGAAAAAGCGAAACAATGGTTCAAAGAAAATAACTATTCAGAAGACCAAGTTAGGTTATTTCCTCTGGATGTTACCGATACAGCCTATTGTAAAGAAGCATTAACGACCTTATTAGCGGAAGAAGGTCATGTTGATGTTCTGGTAAATAATGCAGGTATCACGCGAGATACAACATTTAAAAGAATGACTGCCGAGCAATGGAATGAAGTCATTACGACGAACCTGAATAGCCTCTATAACGTCACACATCCGCTCTTTGCGTCGATGTGTGAAAAAGGGAATGCCCGGATTATTAATATTTCTTCAGTCAATGGCCTGAAGGGACAGTTTGGTCAAACAAATTACTCAGCGGCAAAGGCGGGAATGATTGGCTTTACCAAAGCCCTGGCAGCAGAAGGTGCCCGTTCGGGTGTAACCGTCAACGCCATTGCTCCGGGCTATACCGGGACGCCGATGGTTGAAGCCATTAAACCGGAAGTCCTGGACTCCATCAAAGCAGAAATTCCGATGAAGCGTCTGGCGGCACCCGCCGAGGTGGCAGCAGCCGTTACCTTCCTTGCCAGCGATGCCGCTGCGTACATCACAGGCGAAACACTGTCTGTGAACGGCGGTTTGTACATGCATTAA
- a CDS encoding phasin family protein: MYTEMFKSFSEQTEKSLAPYVKFNKLFTKNVEELTELQLAAVRAYSDLGLSQLKAVSEVKDIQSFAEFNSHQLEALTKLSQQLIDDSNKFSSIAQSFKTEVEELVAENVKQATPAA; the protein is encoded by the coding sequence ATGTATACGGAAATGTTTAAATCTTTCTCTGAGCAAACAGAAAAATCTCTGGCACCATACGTGAAGTTCAACAAGCTGTTCACCAAGAACGTTGAAGAGCTGACTGAGCTGCAACTGGCGGCCGTTCGCGCTTACAGTGATCTGGGTCTTTCTCAACTGAAAGCGGTCAGCGAAGTGAAAGACATTCAGTCTTTCGCTGAGTTCAACAGCCATCAGCTGGAAGCGTTAACAAAGCTGTCTCAGCAATTGATCGATGACAGCAACAAATTTAGCTCGATTGCTCAGTCGTTTAAGACTGAAGTTGAAGAGTTGGTTGCGGAAAATGTAAAGCAAGCCACGCCTGCTGCATAA
- a CDS encoding CDP-alcohol phosphatidyltransferase family protein gives MKQIPNVLTTLRLLLAIPIYFGILERNFPTVLWVIAIAGITDGLDGWLARKLQAMSRYGAMVDPLSDKAMLLCAYIAFFQIGLMPFWAVALMVLRDIIILLGAGVFYLCFGPYQLKPSWWGKGCTLGQIVLALLIICHQLFPHIPEPLLSLGLMAVVLLVLISGVQYVYAWTTKARRLWKAQRSLR, from the coding sequence GTGAAACAAATACCAAACGTCCTGACAACCCTACGTTTGCTGTTAGCCATCCCGATTTACTTCGGGATCCTGGAGCGCAACTTCCCGACAGTCCTGTGGGTGATCGCCATCGCCGGGATCACTGACGGATTGGACGGTTGGCTCGCCCGCAAACTGCAGGCAATGAGCCGCTACGGTGCTATGGTCGATCCGCTATCTGACAAGGCCATGCTGCTTTGTGCTTACATTGCATTCTTTCAAATTGGGCTGATGCCATTCTGGGCCGTCGCACTGATGGTTCTCAGAGACATCATCATTTTGCTGGGCGCGGGAGTATTTTATCTCTGCTTCGGCCCGTATCAGCTCAAACCCAGTTGGTGGGGTAAAGGATGTACATTAGGACAGATTGTGCTGGCCCTGCTGATCATTTGCCACCAACTGTTCCCGCACATTCCCGAACCGCTGCTTTCACTTGGACTCATGGCGGTCGTCTTACTTGTCCTCATCAGCGGCGTCCAATATGTCTACGCCTGGACGACCAAAGCGCGACGCTTATGGAAGGCGCAGCGTTCCCTACGGTGA
- a CDS encoding DUF4381 domain-containing protein: MTEQPAVNDLPTPLPLADIHLPDAPDYWPLAWGWWVCLFIGLCLLIGGLWMGIRHIRQSRQQQRARKEALRRLPDFNQPDALNAINLLLRQTAMSYYPRQQVASLTGAQWLAFLDTHLPPSTQSFAALSEHWHRGIFSKQALDPQDFQHCYQQAERWLKTARLPALQRQQPTQPSTAAEERHV, encoded by the coding sequence ATGACTGAGCAACCAGCGGTCAACGACCTCCCAACTCCCCTGCCCCTGGCAGACATTCATCTCCCTGATGCGCCCGACTATTGGCCGCTCGCCTGGGGCTGGTGGGTATGCCTGTTTATCGGCCTGTGTCTGCTGATCGGCGGACTGTGGATGGGCATTCGCCACATCCGGCAATCCAGACAACAACAAAGAGCACGCAAAGAAGCATTGCGCCGTCTGCCGGATTTCAATCAACCCGATGCACTAAACGCAATTAACTTACTGCTCCGTCAAACCGCGATGTCTTATTATCCGCGCCAACAGGTTGCCAGCCTGACCGGCGCGCAATGGCTGGCGTTTCTGGATACCCATTTGCCCCCATCGACGCAAAGCTTTGCTGCCTTATCCGAACACTGGCATCGCGGGATCTTTTCCAAGCAAGCGCTTGATCCGCAGGACTTTCAACACTGCTATCAACAAGCCGAACGATGGCTGAAAACCGCGCGTTTGCCTGCCTTGCAACGCCAGCAACCCACTCAACCGTCCACGGCTGCGGAGGAGAGGCATGTTTGA
- a CDS encoding acetyl-CoA C-acetyltransferase yields the protein MTKVYIVAAKRTPLGSFNGSLKTVPAPRLAAVAIQAALEQASVDPGLLDEVILGNVVSAAQGMGPGRQAALYAGIPQEVPAYTLNMVCGSGMKTVMDAAAHIKAGDADLVVAAGAENMSQIPFCVPASIRDGQKMGGLELADLLINDGLTDVFNNYHMGVTAENVVAKVGLTREQQDNFALASQQKAVAAIEQGKFAEEIVPVEVTVRRKTAVVDTDEYPKADASIEGLASLRPAFKKEGGSVTAGNASGINDGASAIIVASETAVQKYGLTPLAEIESYAQAGVAPEVMGLGPVPAVTKALDKAGLSIGDIGLFEFNEAFAGQALGVLHELAGELDTQVEDLAERSNVNGGAIALGHPLGASGNRIIVSLLHEMRRRGTKYGLATLCVGGGMGTAIVLKNVES from the coding sequence ATGACAAAAGTTTATATTGTTGCTGCAAAACGTACCCCGTTGGGGAGCTTTAATGGTTCTCTGAAAACTGTGCCTGCACCTCGCCTGGCGGCTGTGGCGATTCAAGCGGCACTGGAGCAGGCCAGTGTGGATCCGGGCCTGCTTGATGAAGTGATTCTGGGCAACGTGGTCAGCGCGGCGCAAGGCATGGGACCGGGTCGCCAAGCGGCTTTGTATGCCGGAATCCCGCAGGAAGTGCCGGCTTACACCCTGAATATGGTGTGCGGCAGTGGAATGAAGACGGTCATGGATGCCGCTGCGCACATTAAGGCGGGTGATGCTGATTTGGTTGTTGCCGCGGGTGCGGAAAATATGTCGCAAATTCCGTTTTGCGTGCCGGCATCAATTCGTGACGGCCAGAAAATGGGTGGCCTCGAGTTGGCTGACCTGCTGATCAACGATGGCCTGACGGATGTTTTCAACAATTACCACATGGGCGTGACTGCTGAAAATGTTGTGGCGAAGGTTGGCCTGACACGCGAGCAACAAGACAACTTTGCACTGGCCAGTCAGCAAAAAGCGGTCGCTGCGATTGAGCAGGGTAAGTTTGCTGAAGAAATTGTGCCGGTTGAAGTCACTGTTCGCCGTAAGACGGCGGTAGTGGATACGGATGAATATCCAAAAGCGGACGCCAGCATCGAAGGCCTCGCGAGCCTGCGCCCTGCATTTAAGAAAGAAGGCGGGAGTGTGACTGCCGGGAATGCCTCTGGCATTAACGACGGCGCCAGCGCCATCATTGTTGCCTCTGAAACAGCCGTCCAGAAATATGGTCTGACGCCGCTGGCTGAAATTGAGAGTTACGCACAAGCTGGCGTCGCACCGGAAGTCATGGGCCTCGGTCCTGTTCCGGCGGTGACTAAAGCCCTGGACAAGGCCGGGTTATCGATTGGTGACATTGGCTTGTTCGAGTTTAATGAAGCGTTTGCTGGTCAGGCACTGGGTGTGCTGCATGAACTGGCGGGCGAGTTGGATACTCAGGTCGAAGATTTAGCTGAGCGTTCAAACGTCAATGGTGGTGCGATTGCACTGGGCCACCCGCTGGGTGCATCCGGCAACCGTATTATCGTCAGCCTACTCCACGAGATGCGTCGCCGCGGGACCAAATATGGGCTTGCCACGCTGTGCGTCGGGGGCGGTATGGGTACGGCTATCGTACTGAAGAACGTTGAATCGTAA
- a CDS encoding DUF58 domain-containing protein, whose product MTDTTPIPALPAHSDGVNLCLAELLQYKNQAVRWLPPAQSIWSQLNGQHISRKKGRGMNFAEVRPYQAGDDIRAIDWRVTARTGKTHTKLFTEEREQPVMLLVDLSPNMQFGSTLLLKSVQAAHLASLLSWLAAKEQDRIGAIIYTGTQLIECKPTARQQGPLRVINALLEAHRPETSGQAGEQTQLEFSAALKHLHHLCPKGSDIVVISDFYLLTPTDKRRLSQLRQHNRIQFVQVFDPLEQGQTRFRGAEHVRDSRQTQWVNFAATSTRQQLQEQYQHHQHFIQTLAQSLAIPVHQISAAHPLISQLNTAGVAS is encoded by the coding sequence ATGACGGACACGACCCCGATCCCGGCGCTGCCTGCCCATAGCGACGGTGTGAATTTGTGTCTGGCGGAGCTCCTGCAATATAAGAATCAGGCAGTGCGTTGGCTGCCACCGGCGCAAAGTATCTGGTCGCAGCTGAATGGGCAGCACATCAGCCGAAAGAAAGGTCGCGGGATGAACTTCGCAGAAGTTCGGCCGTATCAAGCGGGGGATGATATTCGGGCCATCGACTGGCGGGTCACGGCCCGCACCGGTAAAACACACACCAAACTGTTCACTGAAGAGCGGGAGCAGCCGGTGATGCTGCTCGTAGATCTCAGCCCAAACATGCAGTTCGGCTCCACCCTGCTGTTGAAATCGGTCCAGGCCGCCCATTTAGCCAGTTTACTCAGCTGGCTGGCGGCCAAAGAGCAGGACCGCATCGGCGCGATCATCTATACCGGGACTCAACTCATCGAGTGTAAACCGACGGCGCGTCAGCAAGGGCCGCTCCGGGTGATCAATGCCCTGTTGGAAGCGCACCGCCCCGAGACCTCAGGCCAAGCGGGCGAGCAAACCCAACTTGAATTCTCAGCAGCCCTGAAACACCTTCATCATCTGTGTCCGAAAGGCAGCGACATCGTCGTGATCAGTGATTTTTATCTCCTGACACCAACCGACAAACGTCGTCTGAGTCAACTGCGCCAACACAACCGGATCCAATTTGTTCAGGTTTTCGATCCGCTGGAACAAGGCCAAACCCGGTTCCGGGGCGCCGAGCATGTCAGAGACAGCCGCCAAACACAGTGGGTGAACTTTGCGGCCACCAGCACCCGCCAGCAGCTTCAGGAGCAATACCAGCACCACCAACACTTTATCCAAACCCTGGCCCAGAGCCTGGCAATCCCGGTCCATCAGATTTCCGCGGCTCACCCGTTAATCTCTCAATTAAACACTGCAGGAGTCGCTTCATGA
- a CDS encoding DMT family transporter → MTLDRRADLILIGTTMLAAAGWIFSKEAIQGLPPFGFIGARFVLASVCLLPFCYSALKQLSRQELIRAMGVGCLLGCSLLLWIYSISVSDTLGEGAFIMSLSMLFVPLIAWPLFRQRPPRMFWWSMPLAVGGLMLLSLGGGGWQQSASQLWFLSAALALALHFNVNSRVVRHVPPLLLTCIQLFVTGVMGWIASLSVETWPESIRLSTWGWFAMSVLLATSLRYVMQTTGQKHSTAANAAIIMVLEPVWTVVLSIIWYGEAMPMHKLLGCCLILTALLFYRSGPTLLSWLKAKTR, encoded by the coding sequence ATGACTTTGGATCGCCGCGCCGACCTGATTTTAATCGGCACTACGATGCTGGCTGCCGCCGGGTGGATTTTTTCGAAAGAGGCGATTCAGGGTCTGCCGCCATTCGGGTTTATCGGGGCGCGTTTTGTGCTGGCCTCTGTGTGTCTACTGCCGTTTTGTTACTCAGCCTTAAAGCAGCTCAGCCGTCAGGAGCTGATCCGGGCGATGGGGGTCGGGTGTCTGCTCGGATGCTCGCTGCTGCTGTGGATTTATTCTATTTCCGTCAGTGACACCTTAGGCGAGGGCGCATTTATTATGAGCCTCTCGATGTTGTTTGTGCCCCTGATTGCCTGGCCGCTGTTCCGGCAGCGGCCGCCGAGGATGTTTTGGTGGTCTATGCCACTTGCGGTTGGTGGGCTGATGTTACTGTCGCTTGGCGGCGGCGGTTGGCAACAGTCTGCCAGCCAGCTGTGGTTTTTGAGTGCGGCATTAGCCCTGGCCTTGCATTTTAATGTCAACAGCCGGGTGGTTCGGCATGTGCCGCCGTTGCTGCTGACATGTATTCAGTTATTTGTCACCGGTGTGATGGGATGGATTGCGTCTTTGAGTGTCGAAACCTGGCCGGAGAGCATTCGTCTATCGACTTGGGGATGGTTTGCCATGAGTGTGCTTCTGGCGACCAGCTTGCGTTATGTGATGCAAACGACCGGGCAGAAACATAGCACAGCGGCGAATGCGGCCATTATCATGGTCCTGGAGCCGGTCTGGACCGTGGTGCTTAGTATCATTTGGTATGGAGAGGCCATGCCGATGCATAAATTACTGGGCTGTTGTCTGATTTTGACGGCCTTGCTGTTTTACCGCAGTGGTCCGACGCTCTTGTCCTGGCTGAAAGCAAAAACACGCTGA
- a CDS encoding AAA family ATPase: MLTSTFQRLQTYLDSQVIGQPDLVKQLLIALLADGHILVEGPPGLAKTRAVKVLADCIEGSFHRIQFTPDLLPADLTGTDIFRPETGEFKFQPGPIFNSLLLADEINRAPAKVQAAMLEAMAEKQITAGRQTYALPALFLVMATQNPIEQEGTYPLPEAQLDRFLLQLNVNYPDAASELEILRLNRGEAMGVHVAEPVHISQKEIFEARQAVLNIHMAEEVEHYIIRLTMATREPERYSDQLANWLQLGVSPRATLALDRCARAHAWLCGRDFVTPEDVQQMAYPVLRHRLLLSYEAQAEGIASDTIIRLIIEQVACA; the protein is encoded by the coding sequence ATGTTAACATCGACGTTTCAACGCCTGCAGACTTACCTGGACAGCCAGGTGATTGGTCAACCCGATCTCGTTAAGCAACTGCTGATTGCCCTGCTGGCTGATGGCCATATTTTGGTCGAGGGCCCACCGGGGCTGGCCAAGACCCGAGCCGTGAAAGTACTGGCCGATTGCATTGAAGGCAGCTTCCACCGGATTCAATTTACCCCTGATCTATTGCCGGCCGATCTCACCGGAACTGATATCTTTCGTCCGGAAACCGGCGAATTCAAATTTCAGCCCGGCCCGATTTTCAACTCATTGCTGCTGGCTGATGAAATCAACCGGGCCCCCGCCAAAGTTCAGGCCGCCATGCTGGAAGCCATGGCAGAAAAACAGATTACCGCGGGGCGTCAAACCTATGCCTTGCCCGCATTATTCCTGGTGATGGCAACACAAAACCCGATCGAACAGGAAGGCACCTACCCACTGCCGGAGGCACAGTTGGATCGCTTCCTGCTGCAACTCAATGTGAATTATCCGGACGCGGCCAGCGAACTGGAAATTCTGCGCCTGAACCGGGGGGAAGCCATGGGGGTTCATGTTGCCGAGCCGGTGCACATCAGCCAGAAAGAAATTTTCGAGGCGCGTCAGGCAGTCCTCAATATCCACATGGCCGAAGAAGTCGAGCACTATATTATCCGTCTGACCATGGCAACCCGAGAGCCGGAGCGCTACAGTGATCAACTGGCGAACTGGCTGCAACTGGGCGTCAGTCCGCGGGCCACGCTGGCACTGGATCGCTGCGCCCGTGCCCATGCCTGGCTCTGTGGCCGGGATTTCGTGACGCCGGAAGACGTTCAGCAGATGGCTTACCCGGTACTGCGCCATCGCCTGCTGCTCAGCTATGAAGCCCAGGCCGAAGGCATCGCGAGCGACACCATCATTCGCCTGATCATCGAGCAGGTTGCGTGCGCATGA
- the phaC gene encoding class I poly(R)-hydroxyalkanoic acid synthase, with protein sequence MNYNFFADYFAKLQDINQAWWKELESGKAAINSPLNKALNEINLEDSVEFFEKAAAQPSVLAKAQMEWWENQLKIWQHVTLADGDASDLVQPEKDDKRFVDPAWENEAFYSYIKQSYLLFSNTMKQTIDSIEGVDDKAKERLHFFSRQAINALSPTNFITTNPELAKLTVATNGENLVKGMELLQEDMKASADVLKIRMTNDSAFELGVNVANSEGQVVYKNDLFELIQYKPLTETVNATPLLIVPPFINKYYILDLREKNSMVRWLVEQGHTVFMMSWRNPDVSMVNVDFEHYVLDGVVQAVDVVEAVTGEKQINAAGYCIGGTLLAVALAYYAGKRMRNRIKSATFFTTLLDFSQPGEIGAYINDPIISAIEAQNEAKGYMDGRSLSVTFSLLRENSLYWNYYINNYLKGNSPIDFDLLYWNGDSTNVAVACHSTLLRQFYLENKLVKPQGYQVGGVNIDLSKIKVPVYFISTQEDHIALWQGTYRGAKNLSSKLTFVLGESGHIAGIVNHPAKNKYGYYTSDKIVEDPEAWLKSAERQEGSWWNHWNTWLAGFESAEPVEGRTPGNGQYPALAPAPGSYVLQTLPIEVSNAVEAFQQPQGA encoded by the coding sequence ATGAACTATAACTTCTTTGCGGACTACTTTGCCAAGCTCCAAGACATAAACCAGGCATGGTGGAAGGAACTTGAATCTGGCAAGGCAGCCATAAATTCTCCCCTTAATAAAGCGCTGAATGAAATTAATTTAGAAGATAGTGTCGAGTTTTTCGAAAAAGCTGCAGCGCAGCCATCTGTTTTAGCGAAAGCGCAAATGGAATGGTGGGAAAACCAATTGAAGATCTGGCAACACGTCACGCTGGCCGATGGTGATGCGTCTGATCTTGTTCAGCCCGAAAAAGATGATAAACGCTTTGTTGATCCGGCATGGGAAAATGAAGCATTTTATAGCTATATCAAGCAATCTTATCTGCTTTTCAGCAACACCATGAAACAAACCATTGATTCAATTGAAGGTGTTGATGATAAAGCAAAAGAACGTTTGCACTTTTTCTCTCGTCAGGCGATTAACGCCTTGTCACCGACGAACTTCATCACCACGAACCCGGAGCTGGCGAAGCTGACGGTGGCGACGAATGGTGAAAACCTCGTCAAAGGGATGGAGTTACTTCAGGAAGACATGAAGGCCAGTGCCGATGTGTTGAAGATCCGCATGACCAATGACAGCGCATTTGAGCTGGGTGTGAATGTGGCAAATTCTGAAGGCCAGGTGGTGTATAAAAACGACTTGTTTGAGCTGATTCAATACAAGCCGCTCACCGAAACGGTGAACGCAACGCCGCTGTTGATTGTGCCGCCGTTTATCAATAAATACTACATTCTGGATCTGCGTGAGAAAAACTCCATGGTCCGCTGGCTGGTGGAGCAAGGACACACGGTCTTTATGATGTCCTGGCGTAACCCGGATGTCAGCATGGTCAATGTTGACTTTGAACATTACGTACTGGACGGTGTGGTCCAAGCCGTTGACGTGGTTGAGGCCGTAACTGGTGAGAAGCAGATCAACGCTGCGGGTTACTGCATCGGTGGTACTTTGCTGGCCGTTGCTTTGGCTTACTATGCCGGGAAACGGATGCGCAACCGAATTAAGTCGGCGACGTTCTTCACCACACTGCTGGACTTTTCTCAGCCGGGAGAGATTGGGGCATATATCAATGATCCGATCATTTCGGCAATCGAAGCCCAGAATGAAGCCAAAGGGTATATGGACGGGCGCTCGTTGAGCGTAACGTTCAGCCTGCTGCGCGAAAACAGCCTCTACTGGAACTACTACATCAACAATTACCTGAAAGGGAACAGTCCGATCGACTTTGATCTGCTGTACTGGAATGGGGATAGTACCAATGTTGCTGTTGCTTGCCACAGTACGTTGCTGCGCCAGTTCTACCTGGAGAACAAGCTGGTCAAACCACAGGGATATCAAGTGGGCGGCGTGAATATTGATCTGTCGAAGATCAAAGTGCCGGTCTACTTTATCTCGACTCAGGAAGACCATATTGCACTCTGGCAGGGGACCTACCGCGGTGCGAAGAACCTGAGCAGCAAGCTGACGTTTGTGTTGGGTGAGTCCGGTCATATTGCCGGAATCGTGAACCATCCGGCAAAGAACAAGTACGGGTATTACACCAGCGATAAAATCGTTGAGGATCCGGAAGCATGGCTGAAATCTGCCGAGCGTCAGGAAGGCTCATGGTGGAATCACTGGAATACTTGGTTGGCCGGGTTCGAATCCGCAGAACCTGTGGAAGGACGAACACCGGGGAACGGCCAGTATCCGGCTTTAGCACCTGCACCGGGGAGCTATGTCCTTCAAACGTTGCCGATTGAAGTGTCGAATGCCGTTGAAGCATTCCAGCAGCCCCAAGGGGCTTAG